A genomic region of uncultured Roseibium sp. contains the following coding sequences:
- a CDS encoding LysR substrate-binding domain-containing protein — translation MLDLDQLRTFVAIAESGSFTRAAENVHKTQSAVSMQMRRLEERIGKPLFVRVGRQSRLTEHGERLLHYARRLVQLNDETLAAFDDTELAGLVRLGTPDDYADRFLPEILARFSRSNPKAEVSVVCAPTPNLADMIGEGELDVAIITHVQKKGRKHVDLVRREPLLWVASARHAIENESPLPLALGRATCDWRKAAINALGDQMREHRLLYSSWNSTAVGAAVLAGLAISVLPESALRSGMRVLTEADGFPKLPDCEIGIMRSWHNSSRVTDALVEHIVSSLDNLSVPHAAE, via the coding sequence ATGCTCGATCTCGATCAGTTGCGGACATTCGTCGCCATTGCCGAAAGCGGCAGTTTCACCAGGGCTGCGGAAAACGTGCACAAGACCCAGTCCGCCGTTTCGATGCAGATGCGGCGGCTGGAAGAGCGGATCGGCAAGCCCTTGTTTGTCAGGGTGGGGCGGCAGTCCCGGCTGACGGAGCACGGAGAACGCCTGCTTCACTACGCAAGGCGGCTGGTTCAGCTGAACGATGAAACCCTTGCCGCGTTCGACGACACCGAACTTGCCGGTCTCGTGCGCCTCGGCACCCCGGACGACTATGCGGATCGGTTCCTGCCCGAAATCCTGGCGCGGTTCTCAAGGTCCAACCCCAAGGCGGAAGTCAGCGTCGTCTGCGCGCCGACCCCCAATCTGGCCGACATGATCGGCGAGGGCGAACTGGACGTTGCGATCATCACGCACGTCCAGAAGAAGGGGCGCAAACACGTCGATCTCGTTAGGCGCGAACCGCTCCTGTGGGTCGCGTCCGCGCGTCACGCCATCGAAAACGAATCGCCGCTGCCGCTGGCGCTTGGCCGTGCGACATGCGACTGGCGCAAAGCCGCGATCAATGCTCTGGGCGACCAGATGCGCGAGCATCGCCTTCTGTATTCGAGCTGGAATTCGACGGCGGTCGGTGCCGCCGTGCTGGCAGGTCTCGCCATATCCGTTTTGCCGGAAAGTGCGCTGCGGTCCGGCATGCGTGTGCTGACCGAAGCCGATGGGTTTCCGAAACTGCCGGATTGTGAAATCGGCATCATGCGCTCCTGGCACAACAGCTCGCGAGTGACCGATGCCCTGGTGGAGCACATTGTTTCGTCGCTCGACAACCTCTCGGTGCCGCACGCTGCCGAATGA
- a CDS encoding FadR/GntR family transcriptional regulator codes for MFQPVDHQKTADAAVEQIENLILKGVLHSGDRLPSERDLAEQMKVSRPVLRDALKILEERRLIEARRGGGTFVCDLIGPIFSDAVIELIARHPSAISDYFEFRRGIEGQAAAQAAMRAAPSDIERLEEIVRQMHSAHEAEDLTAEALLDVDFHHAVGEAAHNVVMLHTLRSCYRLLENGVFYNRGRLYHHPTARSELLQQHSAIAAAICNADPAGARRASEEHIDYVRGTLSEAEQLDQRERLAELRRVKPLKKSARS; via the coding sequence ATGTTCCAGCCTGTCGACCATCAGAAAACCGCCGATGCCGCGGTTGAGCAGATTGAGAATCTGATCCTGAAGGGTGTCCTGCATTCTGGTGACCGGCTGCCCTCCGAGCGGGACCTTGCCGAACAGATGAAAGTGTCGCGACCGGTCTTGCGTGACGCGCTCAAGATCCTTGAGGAACGCAGGCTGATCGAAGCGCGCCGTGGCGGCGGGACCTTCGTGTGCGACCTGATCGGTCCGATCTTTTCCGACGCCGTCATCGAACTGATTGCGCGGCACCCGTCCGCGATCAGCGACTATTTCGAGTTTCGAAGGGGCATTGAGGGACAGGCGGCGGCCCAGGCGGCGATGCGTGCCGCACCGTCCGACATCGAACGCCTGGAAGAGATCGTTCGTCAGATGCACAGTGCGCATGAGGCGGAAGACCTTACCGCCGAAGCCCTGCTTGACGTCGACTTCCACCATGCGGTCGGTGAAGCCGCCCACAATGTCGTCATGCTGCACACGCTGCGTTCGTGCTACCGCCTGCTTGAAAACGGCGTCTTCTACAATCGGGGCCGGCTCTATCACCATCCCACGGCGCGCAGTGAACTGCTGCAGCAGCACAGCGCGATCGCGGCCGCCATCTGCAATGCGGACCCTGCGGGCGCACGGCGGGCTTCGGAAGAACACATCGACTATGTACGCGGCACGCTGAGCGAAGCCGAACAGCTCGATCAGCGTGAACGGCTGGCTGAACTCAGGCGCGTCAAACCCCTCAAGAAATCTGCAAGATCCTGA
- a CDS encoding DMT family transporter, with protein sequence MSVASSAIRRDPSGFTATDYGLYAVTVLAWGFSWIAMKSQVATVVPEVSVFWRFVLAASIMMAWVKFRGHTLSFGLREHIRFAGLGALLFSTNFTLFYYGAIQIPSGLLAVIFSTASIFNLFLSLVLFGQRPNLLALAAGLLGFAGIAFMFWPKFADAEFNTHAAVGLGMCIAGTLSFCFGNMVSADTQKKGIAVAPATAWGMVYGACFLGVFSALRGQSFAVEWSSSYFGGLVFLAVVSSVIAFASYLTLLGRIGSARAGYATVMFPVVALSLSTIFEGYQWTAIAALGLVCVLGGNIMMLKAR encoded by the coding sequence ATGAGCGTCGCTTCTTCCGCGATCCGCCGCGACCCGAGCGGCTTTACGGCCACTGACTATGGTCTTTATGCCGTGACGGTGCTCGCCTGGGGTTTCAGCTGGATCGCCATGAAAAGCCAAGTTGCGACCGTTGTTCCGGAAGTCTCCGTGTTCTGGCGGTTTGTGCTTGCCGCATCGATCATGATGGCCTGGGTCAAGTTTCGGGGGCACACACTTTCCTTCGGCTTGCGCGAGCACATCCGGTTCGCGGGCCTCGGCGCGCTTCTTTTCTCGACCAATTTCACGCTGTTCTACTACGGTGCCATACAGATACCCTCCGGTCTGCTCGCGGTCATCTTCTCAACGGCATCGATTTTCAACCTGTTCCTGAGCCTGGTCCTGTTCGGTCAGCGCCCGAACCTGCTTGCGCTCGCCGCGGGCCTCTTGGGTTTTGCTGGAATTGCGTTCATGTTCTGGCCGAAATTCGCGGATGCCGAGTTCAACACGCACGCCGCCGTGGGACTGGGCATGTGTATCGCGGGCACCCTGTCCTTCTGCTTCGGCAACATGGTGTCAGCGGACACACAGAAAAAGGGCATCGCCGTTGCGCCGGCCACCGCCTGGGGAATGGTCTATGGGGCTTGTTTTCTGGGCGTGTTTTCGGCGCTTCGCGGCCAGAGCTTTGCCGTTGAGTGGTCGTCTTCCTATTTCGGCGGGCTGGTGTTTCTCGCGGTTGTCTCGTCCGTGATCGCCTTTGCCTCCTACCTGACGCTGCTCGGCCGGATCGGCTCCGCCCGTGCGGGCTACGCCACGGTCATGTTTCCCGTCGTGGCGCTCTCGCTCTCGACGATTTTTGAGGGCTATCAGTGGACCGCCATTGCGGCGCTTGGCCTCGTCTGCGTCCTGGGCGGCAATATCATGATGCTCAAGGCGCGCTGA
- a CDS encoding LysR substrate-binding domain-containing protein has protein sequence MNHALDIDQLRTFLAIAELGSFTKAGEAVHKTQSAVSMQMRRLEERVGQPIFIKDGRQSRLTEDGQRLVEFARRMILLNDETLSAFNGRKEVGHVKLGVPDDYADRLLPQVLAAFNRLNPSIEVQVECSGSSKLTEAIREGTLDVAITTSSDTMDLRGEIIRREPLYWVTSTQHCAHTQDIIRLALGPASCGWRRMSMDALDRAGRRYRVSYTSSSAAALVGAVQAGLAVTVFPESAIRDGMRILDERDGFPTLPSCDIALLRSDAAREAMHDTLCNHLIAAIGNVGTSAAQLAAE, from the coding sequence ATGAATCACGCGTTGGACATTGATCAGCTCCGCACGTTTTTGGCGATTGCCGAGCTTGGCAGCTTTACCAAGGCCGGTGAAGCCGTACACAAGACCCAATCGGCCGTATCGATGCAGATGCGGCGGCTGGAGGAACGCGTCGGACAACCGATTTTCATCAAGGACGGCCGCCAGTCGCGTCTGACGGAAGACGGTCAGCGCCTGGTCGAGTTCGCGCGCCGCATGATTCTCCTGAATGACGAAACCCTGTCCGCGTTCAACGGTCGGAAGGAAGTGGGCCATGTCAAACTCGGCGTGCCCGATGACTATGCGGACCGTCTGCTGCCCCAGGTGCTGGCGGCATTCAACAGGTTGAACCCGTCGATTGAGGTGCAGGTGGAGTGCTCCGGCAGCAGCAAGCTGACGGAAGCCATCCGTGAAGGCACGCTGGACGTGGCGATCACAACGTCGAGCGACACCATGGATCTCAGGGGCGAGATCATTCGCCGCGAACCGCTCTACTGGGTGACATCAACGCAGCATTGCGCGCACACGCAGGACATCATCCGCCTTGCGCTCGGCCCCGCATCCTGTGGCTGGCGGCGCATGTCGATGGATGCCCTGGACCGGGCGGGCAGGCGTTACCGCGTTTCCTATACGAGCTCCAGCGCGGCTGCGCTTGTTGGAGCCGTTCAGGCCGGACTGGCCGTGACCGTGTTTCCGGAAAGTGCGATCCGGGATGGCATGCGCATTCTGGATGAAAGGGACGGCTTCCCGACGCTTCCCTCGTGCGACATTGCGCTGTTGCGCTCGGATGCGGCGCGTGAAGCGATGCACGATACGCTGTGCAATCACCTGATCGCGGCAATCGGAAATGTCGGCACCTCCGCCGCCCAGCTTGCCGCGGAATAA
- a CDS encoding 16S rRNA (uracil(1498)-N(3))-methyltransferase: MGKYEFKMQRLFLRHILAEGARIEADRGQANYLINVLRMKDGDYILVFNGNDGEWLAKISSGGRRECAFQIMERTREQTAHNDLIYLFAPLKHARLDYMVQKAVEMGVGSLQPVMTQHTQSSRINLERMEANVIEAAEQCGVLSIPEVVGPQPLREVLAEWPHMHPDRRLLFCDEAEGTHNPLLTLAQMKEAGPQPLAVIVGPEGGFSEDERAQLRALDFVTAIPLGPRILRADTAAVAALTIIQATVGDWR, translated from the coding sequence ATGGGAAAATACGAGTTCAAGATGCAGCGGCTGTTCTTGCGGCACATTCTCGCCGAAGGAGCCCGGATCGAGGCCGACCGGGGTCAGGCGAACTATCTGATCAACGTGCTGCGGATGAAGGATGGCGACTACATCCTGGTGTTCAACGGCAACGACGGTGAGTGGCTGGCGAAGATCTCCAGCGGCGGCCGCCGGGAATGCGCCTTTCAGATCATGGAGCGTACGCGGGAGCAGACCGCGCACAATGATCTGATCTACCTGTTCGCCCCTCTCAAGCACGCAAGGCTGGACTACATGGTCCAGAAGGCGGTCGAAATGGGTGTCGGCAGCCTTCAGCCGGTCATGACACAGCATACGCAGTCGAGCCGCATCAACCTGGAACGCATGGAAGCCAATGTCATTGAAGCCGCCGAGCAGTGCGGTGTCCTTTCCATCCCCGAAGTTGTCGGTCCCCAGCCGCTCAGGGAGGTGCTGGCCGAATGGCCCCACATGCACCCGGACCGGCGGCTTCTGTTTTGTGACGAGGCGGAGGGCACGCACAATCCCCTGTTGACGCTCGCGCAGATGAAAGAGGCGGGTCCCCAGCCGCTTGCTGTTATAGTAGGCCCCGAGGGAGGCTTTTCCGAAGACGAGCGGGCGCAGCTCCGTGCCCTTGACTTCGTGACCGCGATCCCTCTTGGCCCGCGTATCCTGCGGGCGGATACCGCGGCCGTTGCGGCCTTGACGATCATTCAGGCGACGGTCGGTGACTGGAGATAG
- a CDS encoding adenylate/guanylate cyclase domain-containing protein, with translation MGPESRPPDKKAETGAGGLTQHLEGDIAAQAGPSAAEKPFRLPVGIALGLVFSISLVVMCGTIIAFLASSDRNIAKRLLNEQAGAVLKGHEEVLHNFFTRQEHLFQSIASHAAQSGRRMTSSDLKPYLELLPEGVKLELGRAVLDEAPGDRLPEASWSEFKYRQGFATAVRELEIDLGNGQILLGYFPQTVFARLAREMSWDERQRIFLLAGSDKAIAVDGVPEEKFAASPGAVLPDLGGLSGTPLRLLWHDQPRGRGIGEGIEGKLFPADGGMYTAIYGEVTSGPASGWIVGTLYRADEFGAVLDQTWVVLYVALGVLIVGAILSFLIGRMLGRPLTRLANSAAELRQLNFDDAQRLPRSRLAELDDVNQAFNGSVGALNAFAKYVPRELVSRLIEEGMTRSRNIELREMTIVFADLAGFTGKASHLTPEETATYLNTYFETVSEAIAESDGTIDKFLGDGVMAFWGAPSDQPDHAAMAIRAVVRLAERINASGSDDMRVRIGVHTGKVVVGDIGTTARMNYTVIGDAVNVAARLQEHGKEVDAGARVVALASGETVSQIPEGFSGLSLGRVRLRGRDEPLTVFRIA, from the coding sequence ATGGGGCCGGAGAGCCGCCCGCCGGACAAAAAAGCTGAAACCGGCGCTGGCGGGCTGACGCAACATCTGGAAGGTGACATCGCCGCGCAGGCAGGACCATCTGCGGCGGAAAAACCGTTTCGTCTTCCTGTCGGCATCGCACTTGGTCTCGTCTTCTCCATTTCCCTTGTCGTCATGTGCGGGACCATTATCGCCTTCCTTGCATCCTCCGACCGCAACATCGCGAAACGGCTGCTGAACGAACAGGCGGGCGCCGTGCTGAAGGGGCACGAGGAAGTCCTGCATAATTTTTTCACGCGGCAGGAACACCTGTTCCAATCGATCGCGAGCCATGCCGCGCAGTCGGGGCGCAGGATGACATCCTCCGATCTGAAGCCGTATCTGGAACTCCTTCCCGAGGGTGTGAAGCTCGAACTCGGACGCGCGGTCCTCGACGAAGCGCCCGGCGACCGGCTGCCGGAGGCCAGCTGGTCGGAGTTCAAATACCGGCAAGGGTTCGCAACCGCGGTCCGGGAACTGGAGATCGACCTTGGAAACGGACAGATCCTTTTGGGGTACTTTCCGCAAACGGTTTTTGCCCGGCTGGCGCGCGAAATGTCCTGGGACGAGCGGCAGCGGATCTTTCTCCTCGCCGGTTCCGACAAGGCAATCGCTGTTGACGGTGTGCCGGAGGAGAAGTTTGCAGCTTCTCCCGGCGCAGTCCTCCCGGATCTTGGCGGCTTGAGCGGCACACCGCTCCGCCTGCTCTGGCATGACCAGCCGCGAGGGCGGGGGATCGGCGAAGGCATTGAGGGCAAGCTGTTTCCTGCTGACGGTGGCATGTACACTGCGATATACGGCGAGGTCACGAGCGGACCGGCCAGCGGCTGGATCGTCGGCACGCTCTACCGGGCGGACGAATTCGGAGCGGTTCTCGACCAGACCTGGGTCGTGCTCTACGTGGCGCTGGGTGTCTTGATCGTCGGCGCGATCCTGTCTTTCCTGATCGGCCGCATGCTGGGCCGGCCGCTGACGCGTCTGGCAAATTCGGCCGCGGAACTCCGGCAACTCAATTTCGACGACGCGCAGCGTCTGCCGCGCTCCCGCCTGGCCGAACTGGATGACGTTAACCAGGCCTTCAACGGCTCCGTCGGTGCGTTGAACGCGTTCGCGAAATATGTGCCCCGGGAGCTTGTGTCGCGTCTGATCGAGGAAGGCATGACACGTTCGCGCAATATCGAGTTGCGGGAAATGACGATTGTGTTCGCCGATCTGGCAGGATTTACCGGAAAGGCTTCCCATCTGACGCCGGAGGAGACTGCCACATATCTCAACACCTATTTCGAGACGGTGTCCGAGGCGATCGCCGAGAGTGACGGAACGATCGACAAGTTTCTCGGCGACGGTGTCATGGCGTTCTGGGGCGCGCCGTCCGATCAGCCGGACCATGCCGCGATGGCCATCCGCGCCGTCGTCAGGCTTGCCGAGAGGATCAATGCCTCCGGCAGCGATGACATGCGGGTCAGGATCGGCGTGCATACCGGCAAGGTCGTTGTCGGAGATATCGGAACGACCGCCCGCATGAACTACACCGTCATCGGAGATGCCGTGAATGTTGCCGCGAGACTGCAGGAACATGGCAAGGAAGTCGACGCAGGCGCCCGGGTGGTTGCCCTGGCGAGCGGGGAAACGGTCTCCCAGATCCCCGAGGGATTCAGCGGGTTGAGCCTCGGCAGGGTCAGGCTGCGCGGCCGCGACGAACCGCTGACCGTGTTCAGAATTGCGTGA
- a CDS encoding alpha-hydroxy acid oxidase — MTIVTDVADMQALAKRRVPKMFYDYADTGSWTQSTYHANEAALQRQKLRQRVARNIDNRSVKSTMTGQDVSMPVALAPVGLTGMQHADGEILAAQAAEEFGVPFTLSTMSVCSIEDVAEHTKNPFWFQLYVMRDRGFSESLMQRAKAADCSALVLTLDLQVLGQRHQDIKNGLSTPPKPKPHVLLDLAFKPRWCLSMLQTKRREFGNITGHVSGVDDMSSLAEWTASQFDPTLDWSSVEWVKKHWDRKLILKGINDVEDAKTAAEIGADAIVVSNHGGRQLDGALASYDVLGDIVDAVGDKIEVQFDGGIRSGQDVFRAIAMGAHSTYIGRAFIYGLGAMGKPGVTKVLEMIHKELDVTMGLCGETDIKDVGRHNLVL, encoded by the coding sequence ATGACAATCGTAACCGACGTTGCCGACATGCAAGCCCTGGCGAAACGCCGCGTCCCGAAGATGTTCTATGACTACGCGGACACAGGCTCCTGGACACAAAGCACCTACCACGCGAACGAGGCCGCATTGCAGCGCCAGAAGCTGCGGCAGCGCGTTGCGCGCAATATCGACAACAGGTCGGTCAAGAGCACCATGACCGGACAGGATGTCTCCATGCCGGTCGCCCTTGCTCCGGTCGGCCTGACCGGAATGCAACATGCGGACGGGGAAATCCTGGCGGCACAGGCAGCAGAAGAATTCGGCGTTCCCTTCACGCTGTCGACCATGAGCGTGTGCTCGATCGAGGACGTGGCCGAACACACGAAAAACCCGTTCTGGTTCCAGCTCTATGTCATGCGCGACCGTGGGTTTTCCGAAAGCCTGATGCAGCGGGCCAAGGCCGCCGACTGCTCGGCCCTCGTGCTGACGCTTGATCTGCAGGTTCTCGGACAGCGCCACCAGGATATCAAGAACGGTCTGAGCACGCCGCCGAAGCCAAAACCGCATGTGCTGCTCGACCTTGCGTTCAAGCCGCGCTGGTGCCTGAGCATGCTGCAGACGAAACGGCGGGAATTCGGCAACATCACGGGTCATGTCTCCGGTGTGGACGATATGTCCTCCCTCGCGGAATGGACTGCGAGCCAGTTCGACCCGACACTCGACTGGTCGTCCGTGGAGTGGGTCAAGAAGCACTGGGACCGCAAGCTGATCCTCAAGGGCATCAACGATGTGGAAGACGCCAAGACCGCTGCTGAAATCGGTGCCGACGCAATCGTGGTGTCGAACCATGGCGGCCGCCAACTCGACGGTGCCCTTGCCTCCTACGATGTTCTCGGCGATATCGTCGACGCGGTCGGCGACAAGATCGAAGTCCAGTTCGACGGCGGCATACGTTCGGGACAGGACGTTTTCCGGGCGATCGCGATGGGCGCCCACAGCACCTATATCGGCCGTGCCTTCATCTATGGCCTCGGCGCGATGGGCAAACCGGGCGTCACCAAGGTTCTGGAGATGATCCACAAGGAACTCGACGTGACCATGGGTCTGTGCGGGGAGACCGACATCAAGGACGTCGGCCGGCACAACCTGGTTCTCTAA
- a CDS encoding DUF1127 domain-containing protein translates to MTHFASIPFVALLGQMAARAWRVFNNRRHVNELTHWSDEQLKDIGLTRSDVRRALAEPFYRDPTSVLSTTTTFGGAFNLSAANSVLEKQPLILLDGHKGKSGQIAA, encoded by the coding sequence ATGACACATTTCGCTAGCATCCCCTTCGTCGCTCTTCTCGGGCAGATGGCTGCCCGTGCATGGCGTGTGTTTAACAACCGGCGCCATGTGAACGAACTGACACACTGGTCCGACGAACAACTCAAGGACATTGGCCTGACGCGGAGCGACGTTCGACGCGCGTTGGCCGAACCGTTCTATCGAGACCCGACATCTGTTTTGAGCACCACAACGACGTTCGGAGGCGCTTTCAATCTCAGCGCAGCCAACAGCGTTCTGGAGAAACAGCCCCTGATCCTGCTCGACGGACACAAGGGTAAATCAGGACAGATCGCCGCCTGA
- a CDS encoding glutamate--cysteine ligase — MARDTVDTTPIETVADLAATLEAGCKPEDRFRIGTEHEKFGFCLKQLSPIPYEGPNGVEAVLDGMEQLLGWERIEDAGRIIGLADNEGGGAISIEPGGQFELSGAPLENLHQTCREANQHLAHVRQIAEPMGVGFLGIGMTPTWTREQVPRMPKSRYDIMTNYMPKVGSLGLDMMYRTSTIQVNLDFSSEADMVRKMRIGLALQPIATAMFANSPFTDGRPNGFKSFRAQIWTDTDRDRTGDMPFAFEDGFGFERYVEWALDIPMYFVKRGTTYYDVTDTTFRQFMNGALEGRVPDATPSLGDWNNHLSTLFPDVRLKKYIEMRGADGGPWRRICALPALWVGLLYDDGVLDQTWELVRDWTREERAALRAGVPKTALQTPFRSGTVLDVAKQVLALSQEGLKRRNRLSDGDLDERVHLAPLEEGLAAGMCPADILLQRYEGSWNGDITQVFREYAY, encoded by the coding sequence ATGGCCCGCGATACGGTCGATACCACGCCGATTGAAACTGTTGCCGATCTGGCAGCGACCCTTGAGGCGGGATGCAAACCGGAAGACAGGTTCCGGATCGGCACCGAGCACGAGAAATTCGGTTTCTGCCTGAAGCAGCTCTCGCCCATTCCCTATGAGGGGCCCAATGGTGTCGAGGCTGTTCTGGACGGTATGGAACAGCTTCTTGGCTGGGAACGGATCGAGGATGCCGGCAGAATCATAGGTCTTGCCGACAACGAGGGCGGGGGCGCCATTTCCATCGAACCGGGTGGTCAGTTCGAGCTGTCCGGCGCGCCGCTTGAAAACCTTCACCAGACCTGCCGCGAGGCCAACCAGCACCTGGCACATGTCCGCCAGATCGCGGAGCCCATGGGTGTGGGCTTTCTCGGTATCGGCATGACGCCGACCTGGACGCGTGAACAGGTTCCGCGCATGCCCAAGTCGCGCTACGACATCATGACCAACTACATGCCGAAAGTCGGCTCGCTCGGCCTCGACATGATGTACCGGACCTCGACCATCCAGGTGAATCTCGATTTCTCGTCCGAGGCCGACATGGTGCGCAAGATGCGGATCGGGCTGGCACTACAGCCGATCGCCACCGCAATGTTTGCAAACTCGCCGTTCACGGACGGCCGGCCCAACGGCTTCAAGTCCTTCCGCGCGCAGATCTGGACCGATACCGACCGGGACCGGACCGGCGACATGCCCTTCGCGTTCGAAGACGGTTTCGGTTTTGAACGCTATGTCGAGTGGGCACTCGATATTCCGATGTATTTCGTCAAGCGCGGCACCACCTATTACGACGTGACGGATACGACGTTCCGCCAGTTCATGAATGGGGCCCTGGAGGGGCGGGTACCGGACGCCACGCCGAGCCTTGGCGACTGGAACAACCACCTGTCGACGCTCTTCCCGGATGTCCGGCTCAAGAAGTACATCGAGATGCGCGGCGCCGACGGCGGCCCCTGGCGCCGCATCTGTGCACTTCCGGCGCTCTGGGTGGGTCTGCTCTACGATGATGGCGTGCTCGACCAGACCTGGGAACTGGTGCGTGACTGGACGCGGGAAGAACGCGCCGCCTTGCGCGCCGGTGTCCCGAAGACGGCGCTGCAGACACCATTCCGCAGTGGCACGGTTCTCGATGTCGCCAAGCAAGTTCTGGCGCTGTCGCAGGAAGGCCTGAAGCGTCGGAATCGTCTGAGCGATGGCGATCTCGACGAGCGGGTTCACCTGGCACCTTTGGAAGAAGGCCTGGCGGCCGGCATGTGCCCCGCCGACATCCTCCTGCAGCGCTACGAAGGCTCATGGAACGGCGATATCACCCAGGTTTTCCGCGAATACGCCTATTGA
- a CDS encoding type 1 glutamine amidotransferase: MPLLVIENYPKADLAAFGRKADAMGIAYRVVRAYAGETVPDGAGHHSGLVVLGGGQDALADAQYPFLPDVCELIRRFHEASRPVLGICLGCQLIGRAFGADNILARPIEFGWHQVTPTAAGRNDPVLKMLGEGGPLFHWHTDTVSLPEGAVHLASSAMTPIQAFRMGRATYAIQFHFEAALKDVTGWSHHLADEILPHTPDWPERMGNEARIHAAEADRIGTALTEAWLGLL; encoded by the coding sequence ATGCCTCTGCTCGTGATTGAGAACTATCCGAAGGCCGATCTTGCGGCGTTCGGCAGGAAGGCGGACGCCATGGGGATCGCTTATCGGGTCGTCAGGGCCTACGCGGGAGAAACCGTGCCGGACGGTGCCGGACACCACAGCGGCCTGGTCGTGCTCGGAGGCGGGCAGGATGCCCTGGCCGATGCGCAGTACCCGTTCTTGCCGGACGTATGCGAGCTGATCAGGCGCTTTCATGAGGCAAGCCGTCCGGTGCTCGGCATCTGTCTCGGCTGCCAGCTGATCGGCCGGGCATTCGGCGCCGACAACATTCTGGCGCGGCCGATCGAGTTCGGCTGGCACCAGGTGACGCCCACGGCGGCGGGGCGGAACGATCCGGTGCTCAAGATGCTGGGTGAGGGCGGTCCGCTCTTCCACTGGCACACCGATACCGTGTCGCTGCCCGAGGGTGCGGTGCATCTCGCAAGCAGCGCGATGACACCCATCCAGGCTTTCCGCATGGGGCGTGCGACCTATGCCATCCAGTTTCACTTCGAAGCCGCGCTTAAGGACGTCACCGGCTGGTCCCATCACCTCGCGGACGAGATCCTGCCCCATACCCCCGACTGGCCGGAGCGCATGGGAAACGAGGCCCGTATACATGCCGCGGAGGCGGACCGGATCGGCACGGCCCTTACCGAAGCCTGGCTCGGGCTCCTTTGA